The genomic DNA CTAAAATAGGTCAATAACATGATGTGGTGAGGAGAGATTGGAAACATCTAAAACTATGTTTTCTTGTAACGTAGAACATATATCTGAAACGTATACCTGTCTCATAACAACTGGGATATTTCAGCTTGTTCTTAAAAAGTTCCCTCAAGTGAAGATATATTTAGATTTGGCGTGTTGGCACAGTGTTGCGTCATCGCTGAGTAAATGTTAGTAGTACTGGGGATGGAGTGTTGGTGCCTGGTCGTTCATGTGACATAGGAAAGACCCTCACATTAGGCTACTCACCCATTCCAACAAGTTGACATAAGGACAGCTGGGGTGACTGGTTTATTTAGCCTTGTCTTGAAGAAATAATAACGTATAACAGTTTAGGACCATGTGTAGCACTGTGGTAGtgaaaattatattattttacttTTCTAAAAGTGAAGAAAGTGGATAAGCTAAATAtaaaataatgtaaaaaataTCTTATTGTTTAGGATGCAGAAGTTTCTCCAATAAAATGTCTAATTATTATATCTGTGTTAAGCTACAAAATGTGGGTTTTACAGTGGTAAAGCTTAGCAAAAATATTTCACCCATTAGTTGCCCTAGTAATTGCTATCGAGTTGTTGGCTCAGTCAGATTATTTACAACTTGTCGACCATGACTGGAAATTATGATAATGAAATATTTATATAGTAGCTCAGAgacgtaattttttttttttaaataataataataataataatttcctaCTGCCTCACTATGATGGTGCTATTTTCAGACCACATCATGACCCTAGCTAAACTCTTGGACAACTTCAGAGAATGAGAGGCTGTGATAGGTTGAGCTACATTTTGAATATATCAGGGCTAAGGGATGATATTAGGTACAAGGCGAAGCCAGAAACAACGGTCATGTTTTACCGGTGATGGCAACGATTGTTTTATCTCCTCTTTGGTTTGAAACAGGGAGATACATCACCCATCTTCCTGTGGGCCTCCTTGTCCTTTACGCTCTGGGCACAGCCACAGACAGTTAGTCTTTTCAAAAGATCCATTCAGACATTGTGCCCTGCTCAGGTTCCCAGGGGGTTAAAGGTCAAACACAATTGATTACCAGCCTTACATGAGCCCCCAgaatgggaggaggaggaagactatGTCGTGTTCTCCCTGACCTGACGGTTGGTCCGTCAATGTAAgcaacccccccccacccctccacacacacacaaacacacaaaatccATCCTTGTCTTCTAGCAAGGAGACAAGCCATGACACAGCAAAATGCTTGATTTCAAAGAAAATTCCTGGCACTACATTCTGGTCATCACATAGCCACGTAAGCTTTGGAGATGGCTAACAGTTCTACCACATAGTGAGACTCAAAGAAGGTCTGGAATCAAACAGTTTCCTTTGGCAAATTGCAACAGGATGTCCATCCAGCCCGTGGCTTCCAATTTGGATACTTAATTTCATTGCAATTAATTTGACTGAAGTAATTAAATTTGATAGAAAGCAGACACACGGAGGTCAGATCCATTTCAATGTCAAACGTACCTCAGTATTCACTGCTGTGCTGTGATAGGTCACCGTCATGGGATGGGCATGGCCAGTGAGGGCAGTGGTCCCCATGGTAACATGGGGGACAGTTGGCATGGTGACCACCTGGTTGGTGACAGCGAGGAAGGCAGGGGCTGGGGAAGTGATCTGGGGTCCAATCACCTGTTTCGGCTTGAGATGCATTGTGTGAACCACTGATGACAAAGACCAGATGCAGAGTTAAGAAATAGTTcaacccttctgtctgtctgttttagcCCTGTCTCAGACCTGGATTAGCTTTAGGCTATGGCATGACAGAGTAAGACGAGTTAAAGCGCATGCAGATCTGAGACCATCCCATGTCCCACTGGGCCTTTTCCACTTAAGAGTACATCACTGTAATAATTGATGGATTACTGTCATAGTAAACAGCATTTTTCAGCTGCGGAACATGTACAATCGCTCATTACAAAGCTCATCTCATACGATCAGGCCTGGATTCAGATAGTATTCTATTTTAGCTTCTTCCTAACCAGACTGTAGTTTTTTTCTCACCCTCACCCACGATCACTAAGGATGTCTGGTCACCTGTATGGTTtattgaaccccccccccccaaaaaaaaagaacTCATCAACACCCAGGATCCATCCCACTCCATGTCCAGAGTCATGCTAGTTACTCTGTAATAACACAAGTAGCCCTAAGTTCCTACTTAGGTTAAAGTCTTTTAGTCGGGCTACTAATGGGCCATGACATTACTGTCTCAGAGAGAGCATGGATGACTACTGTGAATAGGGACCATTGGAGGAGGTGAGTAGTTGTACTGATGACATCAAGGCCTATACGATGGATGTGTCCGTTTGATCATTGGCATATAATTTAGGGTTACGGCAGTTACAGTTGATGTGAGTGTGCTTTGCGCTGACGTTCATGAAATATATGTTTTTAAACATGAATATTTCCACACAGTGGTTTTCAAACTCTGTCCTTGAGGTTCCTGCAGGGTATACACTGGCCGGTCATAAGCCAGACACAGTGTTGCTGTAATTGAGGAGGAGACAGTAGTCTTCTTTGAACAAGAGACAACAGACTGAGGACACCCTGTGGTCAAGAGCCACATGTGCAGTCATAGAGAATACAAATGCATAGAACTGTTCCACTTTCATTTTGGATGATGAGTCGGCTTTTACTTTTCTTTCAAATGCCACAATCGGGTATACAGACAACATGCACTTAGATCACTTCAGATAGGGAAATGGGTCACTAGATTTttttatttgagtcatttagcagaagctcttatacAGAGTGACTTACTGCAGTGAGTGCATACATCTTccactggtcccccgtgggaattgaacccacaaccctggcattgcaaacgccatgctctaccaactgagctacacgggaGCAAATCAAAGGACTATTGGACTTTGAGCAAGCCAAATAACCTGAATTACTTCAGTGAATAAGACACACCAATATAGATGGACATTAATGACAACAAACTGTGCACATTATTCAAATCCCCGGTAAAGACATTTGATTGTGTGAAGACAACACAAGACTAAAACAGAATTAACATTCTCTCACCAGTAGAGGGGGCAGTAGCATGGACGGTCACAGGCGGTGGTGCCTTGACCACTGAGACCACAGTCTGTAGGCTAACGGGCTGGATGACAATGGTCCTGGTTTTGAGAAAAGGGGCCACAGGCTGTgttagagggacagaggggggcgGTTTGGGCTGGATTGACACCCTCTGGGGTGGGTGGGCAGGTCGCTTGGTAGGCTTGGCTGGCAGGAAGAGAATGATAGAATAAGAGATCAATAAAAAAAGAGCGTGATAAATACATTCACATTTACGTCATTTTGCAGACGCTCTTATTATGAGCGATTTACGGTAGCGAGTGGGATAAACTATAATATGTGTATAACCAGACAGGTTCAATGATTTTctgaagataaaaaaaaaaaaaaaaaagcgtcCCACATTTTGACATACACGAGACCATATATCCACCATATTGTTACATTTCAATGATTTATCATGAGTGTTTTAGCTGACCTAAAGAGACGTCCTACCTCTGGGAGATTGGCTGACCCACTTGTGCATTTTCTTTCCAGGAGTGAGCATTGTCGGCAAAGGCTGCACAGACACGGCATCCTCCTGCTCGTAGCGATGTGCGTGCACAAGAGAGAAGTGAGTGAGACTCGTGAGTGGTTAGCCTTCTACTTAACACAAGAATGTTATGTGAAGCGTAGACTTACTTTCAGAGACAGTGGTGACAGTGAGGAGGTATCACTGAGTGCTGATCCAGGTGATAGGGAGGACCCAGGAACTCCAACACCTGCCAACGTAACAATAGGAATTCAATCCAACTATCTGTCAGCAGAGGCATCACATTACAGTGTCTCTTCCTTTTTAACGTCCCATGTGAATGAATAGTCATTCTTCCCAACACAGTACGGGGGGTGGGGGCTCACAGGTGCAACTTTCCCACGCCAAAGACATCCACCTAATGTCTACTGACATGGGGGTGACcagagggactgtgtgtgtgtgtgtgtactgtatgtgatttCTAATCTATTACCAGGAAGTCACAGGGTTCTGGGAGGGTTTCTGACAGTCGTCTTCACTTACTTTGCCTTGGTATGGGGCCAACAACCCAATCTTGAGTCATGGCTGTTATAGGTTAACTGAAAGTGACGCAATGCTGGTGATTTTTTTTTACCTGTGCAGCAAGCGTCAGTATCTCCACTGGTGAAGGATCTCCATTGTAACAGATTAATGTCATTCACCTGAGAAAGGTGCAGTCTTGTTAACTGTCACACAGTAGGATAATAACACACAGCATTACATAGAGGTTGAAATGTGTTGCACTACCTCTTTCAGTGCTGTTTCATCACGTGGTGTGAACTCgaattcttgaaggagttcctctGCATCACTTAGGTTCTCAAGTTCTTCAAACAAGTTGATGTCTGTAACAACGTTGCAGGAGGAAGAGATCCGTGAAATATTACAACGTCGCTAATTATATATGTTTCAAGGTTGCAAAAGATTATTCAAACTTTCCAAAGTAGCTTCAATACATTCAAAGATGCAGCAAGATGGGGGGGGGAGTTGCTTATGGCCATCTCAGTCAAAACGTTGGGTTTGTACTGCTGAGTATGAGCACCAAAACGCATGTTATATATTGAACACAGCAGGGATTGAATTTGGCATGAGCTCACCGAGGCCGAATACTGGCCCTTCAAATGTTCTACTGTTTGAGCccgttcctcttatagaatattatctcaaaagtattgtggagctcctgcacctaaatgtAAACAATACCGGCACCTATTTTATTCCAAGTCAAGCAGTGGAATACGTACACGGTTTAATTATACTGTTAGGTGGCATCTCATTTCCTGACAGTCAATGAAGTTGCACGCGATGAtgtatagggtttatacacatcattgGTCGCATGTAGCTAGCGTTTACAACACAGCTATTATGTAATAACAAAAGATTATATAAGCATCGCACCTACCCCATTCACCATCCTGGCCAATGCAAATATCCGCTAAATCGCTGCCAAAAGGGCCATACTGTAAATTACTGTCTAAATCCAAACGTAACTCTGCCATTTCGCTAATGTTACGAATTCTCAAAATCGTCACAACAAAGAATACGTGGTCACATTTCCTTGTTTGGCGTCGACTTTccaccatagagatagatatagcACTCATCTTTGTATCACTGCCAGTTTAGCATATGTGACAACATGGGCTATCTGAATTTTAAAGTAGTTCATTTTCTTCTTTATTGGCTATTTGCTCCCAACCCATAGAAATCCCCACCCAGTTggctactttaaaatggtgaaaGCCCTCAATGGCAATCTCCATTTTAAAATGGTTATAGCcatgatgagtcctctatctatctcaaTGTTCTCCACTGTAACCGCTGTGTAATCCTCTGTGTAAACCAACACGTCCTGCTATTAGTACGGACCACGAAGAGGGACATTTGGCTACAAACCAAGTGTTCTCAGAGGCTGTACCAACCAAGTGTTCTCAGAGGCTGTTCTTGACAAAACACAACAACTATTTGAACTAGCAGCACACCCGACATCCACAATTTTAACATAGACGGTAACTTCATCATGTGGATTATAGAAATAAAATAAATGGATATAAGTATTTGGAAGTAGAAGGGTATCCTTCTGGTAGATGTATGTTTAGACAGAAATTCTGAAATAAGACATCTATTCCAGATACACCATGGAGCTCAACAGGCATATTTACAATTATTGTAATCTGGTTTGATAAAACTTTTTAGACCTTACTCAATGGATATGTCCGTAGTAGAAAAAAACTGTAGGTGTCCTGCAACGTAGACAGACACCTATGAAACATTTAATGGTACACAGGGGGAAATGGGGAAAGCTATTCTGACAGCTGTGTAGTACTTTATTATTATTGATATAAATCATCGTTGTCATTTTAAATGTCCTTGATTTGAGTGTGGCCATCGGATCCGGCTCCACGAGGGGGCAAAGGGGACTTAACCCCATCAGTTGAAACGTATGCCATTAGTTTTATGTCACTATATAAAAATAGCAAAAACATGTAAATGATTGCGTGACAGGTTAACGCAAAATCAGTATCTACACCGCGCTGTGTCAGCACAATGGACAGAGCGTGCCCCGGTGTGCGTAGGGGGGCTATGGAAAGCCCATGGAGTGGTTAGGTATGACTGCTTTGGTTTTCCATAAAAAGCAGGGGGAAAACGCTTCTCATTTGTGGTAGGATAAGTAAATAATGTGATACACCTCTGCCTTTAATATTTTATTTGGATGTATAAATGCGGGGTCAAGTTTACCGTTGAAGCTGCTTCACTCAACTCTGCCTCATGCCCCACCACTACCGAGTTCAGTTAGCTTCCTAGCCAAGCATTAGTGTTATTAGCCTTAGCCTATTTAGCTAGCTCAAACCAGCTAATCTGCCACAATGGCTATCAGAAATTGATGATGCTGTCGAGCTCCAGCTAGCTCCGCGTGAGGGGCTATTATCCTGGCGATGCTTGCTGAAGGGTAGGTAGCACCATTCAACAAGCACGGCCAGGATAATGACTCCACAGCCTCCTCCAACTCCGACTGTTCCTGACGAtcttggaacagaggaggactcATACCTTAACCGCAGGTTTTCTGTCCTTTTTTCCCCCCATTTAATAGCAACTGgttcatagagagagagtgtctggATTACTCGGTTACTGCAGATGTAGTATTTTGTTTCCCATGTCAAAAGTTCTGTGTCAACAGGTCTGAAGCCTATATTCAGTCCCAAAACAGCCTTACTTTAGTTTGTAGGGTGCTGTCCATTGTGCTGATATAGCGAGGCAAAGACTGGCTACTGATTTCGCACCGACCTCTCACTTCAAAATCATTCAATCAATGGTCTCGGACTCTCGGCATTTGAACTTCATGTTTATTGTGGTAAAAGCTTGATATAAGCAGAATTCAATATAATTTCAATGCAAGTGCCCCCTAAAATTGTTCCCCTCACTGATTTCAACTGGCCCCTTAGTCACTTTATCCTGGTGCCGGATCTGGTGGCTATACTAATGTGTTTAATTTCATCCACTCTGTTTTTATGCATCAGGAAGGCAGGAGTCACCCATCGACTACAGGAACACTGTTCCCCACACCAGTACAATGAGCCCAACTTTGAGGTGCACTTTGGGCACAAGAGCTGAAAGAAAACAAGGGAGACTTTGAAGACACTTCATATAACAAGTAAACGCTGAGTTAGTGGTTCTCAATGGTAGTCATCAAGGAGTCCCATTTGTAGGTTTTCATCCCCACAAACCTGTCATTCAGTTTGAATTCTGTTTAATTAACTCATCTGCTAAATGTAGTTAGTCAGTAAGACTGCTTTATATTGTGTTAAGATACATGAATACGAAATAATAATACCAAATGTTCATGCATAATAAGTGCACAAAAATTAAATTCATTCTTATTTCACACTGAACAATGTGACAAAAATGGACATAAACTGATAATAATAAACAGTCCCAAATCTTCACGGACATAACAGACCCTACTGTTTACTTTACATCAGGTTTAAGTTGCTGGAGTGTGGCGTATGCATCCCCAAAATTCATTTTGTGACATTTCACCAAGTAAGCAGTCACCACCGCCGCACTCTGACTTTGCCCTACATGGCTAAAACAAAAAAACTCAATTACATGTCAAATGCATGTGAGGCTATCATCATGATGTGCATTAGGCGACTCCAGATTTGATAGGGCTTGCGCACCAATGCACAAGGACAGCTTTTGATGCCTTGCAAGCATCGCATATGAAGAGGATGCAGTCATCCAGGTGGCTGAGTAGGTCTGTGGAGGACTCGTCCAGGGCATGGACACATCCTAAATGACCCATCGGGTGAAGTGGGCTGCTCTGAGTCCACTGTAAGTATGTAGGTAATGCCAGCATTAGTCAGATCCTGGGCATCGTTTAGGTCGGATGCCGCGCCGATGTAGACTTCATCCTCTAGCCGAACATTGGCTtgtcatcaaggatttctctgggGTAGAAGACCAGTGGCACTGAAAAGACTGCGAGATGCATGACTGATATAGAGAATATGGAagtcgttagctagctaactggtaTTTTTTTACAAAAATTCTGTACTAGATAGCTATGTTCCTGATAATCAAACTATAAcgtttacagtaccagtcaaaagtttggacacacttactcattcaaaggttttctttatttttacaattgtctacattgtagaataatagttgaagacatcaaaactatgaaatcctGCAGCCACTACTGGTTCCTCGTCATCCCTGGTCTCATCTCTGGACTTTGTCACTGGGCTCCCTCCGTCTGATGGTAACACTGTCATTCTGACGGTAATCAACAGGTTCTCCAAGGCTGCCCATcccatttcatccctctcccgAAACTACCTTCTGCCAAGGAGACGACCCAGCTTATGGTACAGCATGTCTTCCAGAT from Oncorhynchus keta strain PuntledgeMale-10-30-2019 chromosome 23, Oket_V2, whole genome shotgun sequence includes the following:
- the LOC118402558 gene encoding dual specificity protein phosphatase 12-like gives rise to the protein MGHLGCVHALDESSTDLLSHLDDCILFICDACKASKAVLVHCHVGQSQSAAVVTAYLVKCHKMNFGDAYATLQQLKPDVNVFKVSLVFFQLLCPKCTSKLGSLYWCGEQCSCSRWVTPAFLMHKNRVDEIKHISIATRSGTRIK